AGGTACGCAAAAAGCCGTGCTGATGGTCGAATCCGAAGCCGATTTGTTGCCGGAAGATGTGATGCTGGGCGCAGTATTGTTCGGCCACGAGCAAATGCAGGTTGCGATTAACGCGATCAACGAATTTGCTGCGGCAGCCGCGACCCCGGTAATCAGTTGGGCGCCGCCGGCCGACAACGAAGCCTTGAAAGCGGCTGTTGCCGCCGAAGCCGAAGCGCAAATCAAAGCCGCATACCAAATCCCCGAGAAATTGGCCAGACAGGATGCGTTAAGCGCGATCCGCAGTGCGGTGGTCGAAAAATTGACCGCGGAAGGCCTTTACGACGAAAAAGAAATTCGCAACGTCATCGAAACGCTGGAATATAACATCGTGCGCGGTGCGATCCTGAACGACCGCAAACGTATCGACGGTCGCGATTTGACCACGGTGCGGCCGATTACCATCCGTACCGGCGTACTGCCCAGAACCCATGGTTCCGCATTGTTCACCCGTGGCGAAACCCAAGCGTTGGTCGTCGCGACATTGGGCACAGAGCGAGATGCGCAAATCATCGACGCGCTGGCCGGCGAATACAAAGATACCTTTTTGTTTCATTACAACTTCCCGCCGTTCAGCGTCGGTGAAACCGGCCGTACCGGCTCGCCGAAACGCCGCGAAATCGGCCACGGCCGTCTGGCCAAGCGCGGTGTGCAATCGGTGTTGCCCAACATGGGCGAATTCCCTTACGTCCTGCGCGTCGTATCGGAAATCACCGAATCCAACGGATCCAGTTCGATGGCGTCGGTCTGCGGTAGCAGCTTGGCGTTGATGGATGCCGGCGTGCCTATCAAGGCGCCGGTAGCCGGTATTGCAATGGGTTTGATCAAGGAAGGCGACCAGTTTGCCGTGTTGTCAGATATCCTGGGCGACGAAGACCATTTGGGCGATATGGATTTTAAAGTCGCCGGTTCCGAGAGCGGCGTCACCGCGTTGCAGATGGATATCAAGATCGACGGTATCACGCCGGAGATTATGAAAGTTGCTTTGGACCAAGCCAAACAGGGCCGCCTGCATATTCTGGGCGAGATGAACAAAGCCTTGTCCAGCTCGCGTACTCAAATGTCCGACTTTGCGCCGCGTATCATCAGCTTCAAAATCGATCCAGCCAAAATCCGCGAAGTTATCGGCAAAGGCGGCGTAACGATTCGAGCCATCACCGAACAAACCGGCGCCAGCGTCGATTTGACCGACGACGGTACCGTCAATATCGCTTCGGTCGATAAGGCAGCCGGCGAAGAAGCCAAGCGCATGATCGAAGAGATTACCGCCGAAGTCGAAGTGGGTAAAACTTACGAAGGTAAAGTAGTACGGCTGATGGATTTCGGCGCGTTCGTGACTATTCTGCCTGGCAAAGACGGTTTGGTGCACATTTCGCAAATTTCCGACGAGCGCGTCGAGAAGGTCAGCGACAAGTTGTCCGAAGGCGATGTGGTCAAGGTCAAGGTATTGGAAATCGATCGCCAAGGCCGGGTGCGTTTGAGCATGAAGGAAGTCGATAGCGACTGATTTGTTGCCGTTGTTGCGTCGATTGGAAAAGGGCCGTACTACGGCCCTTTTTTTTGCGCCGCTGACGGGTTCGAATACTCGGCAGCGGATTACGCTGTGAGCGGTGGGTTATGGTAATGCGGGAGGGGCGTTGCGTTTTGCCGGTTTTCTGATTAGCGCCGGCTTCGCATATCCGGGCTTCCGACGTCGAAGCGGCAGAATTTCGTCGGCTCGGGTAAAATCAGCAAGATTTTTTTGGCTTTTGTTATGTTGGATTCGAATTGCTTTAACCAGGATTGTCGGGATTGCCAGCGTTTGGCAGGATTTCTCGATAACGTCAAGCTTAAATACCCTGATTACCACGCCCAGCCGGTTGCGCCGTTCGGCGATCCTGCTGCGCGGTTGCTGGTGGTCGGTCTGGCGCCGGGTATGCATGGCGCTAATGCCAGCGGCCGGCCTTTTACGGGAGATTATGCCGGGCTGCTGCTGTATCAAGCCTTGTACGATTTCGGTTTCAGTAATCAAGCGGATTCGGCCGCTCTCGACGATGGCTTGGTTTTGAACAATTGCCGGATCACCAATGCGGTGAAATGTCTGCCGCCGCAAAATAAACCTACCGGCGACGAAATTAAACGCTGCAATCGTTATCTGGCCGCCGAGATCGAGACTTTGCCGGACAATGCCGTCATTTTGGCTTTGGGTAATATCGCCCACCAAGCCGTGTTGCGCGCTTATGGCTTGAAAAGTAGTGCCGCCAAATTCGGCCATCACCAGTGTTTTCAGTTGCCCGGCGGCAATGTTTTGGTCAGCTCCTACCATTGCAGCCGCTACAATGTGCAGACCAAGCGTTTGAGCATGGCGATGCTGGCCGACGTATTTGCGACCATTCGATCTTTGTTGGCGGGCCGTGACTGATAGCGACGCAGCAGGCTTCGACGCCAAGGCTTTCATCAAAACGCTGACGCAACGTCCGGGCATTTACAAAATGCTGGGCGACAAAGGCGAGATTATCTACATCGGCAAAGCTAAAAACCTGAAGAACCGGGTGTCGAGTTATTTCAGGAGTAACGCCGCTTCGCCCAAACAGCAAGCGATGGTCGCTAAAGTCGCCGGCATTGAGGTCACTGTGACTCATACCGAAGGCGAAGCGCTGTTGTTGGAAAGCCAGCAGATTAAGCGCCACAAGCCGCGCTATAACATTAGTTTGCGCGACGACAAGTCGTATCCGTATGTGTTTATTTCCAGTTTTCACGACTTTCCGCAATTGACTTTCCACCGAGGCGCCAAAAAGCGGCGCGGCAGATATTTCGGGCCGTACCCGAGCGCCAGCGCCGTTAAAGAAACCTTGAAACTATTGCAGAAAATATTTCCGGTGCGGCAGTGCGAGGATTCCTATTACAACGCCCGTTCCCGGCCGTGCTTGCAGTATCAGATCGAGCGCTGTACTGCGCCTTGCGTCGGATTAGTGGCTAGGGAGCGATACGCCGCGGATGTCGACAACACTATTCTGTTTCTGGAGGGAAAGGGCGGATTGCTGATCGATCGGCTGGTCGGCAAGATGGAGGCGGCTGCAGCAGCGCTGGAGTTCGAACAGGCCGCTGCGTACCGCGATCAAATCGCGCGGTTGCGTGCGGTGCTGGAGAAACAATGCGTGGAAGGGGAGCGCGGCGATGTCGACATCGTTGCCTGCGCCGCAAAAACCGGCATGGCGTGTGTGCAAGTGTTTTACATCCGTAATGGCCAACACTTGGGCAATCGGCAGTTTTTTCCGAAGATGCTGGAGGAAAACCGTCCGGAAGAAATATTGCAGGCGTTTATTGCCCAGTATTATCTGGATAAGACGGCGCCGCACGAACTTATTGTCAGTCATGCTTTGCCGGAATCGGCTTTGGTCGGCGAAGTGCTGGCCGAGCAGGCCAAGCACGCGGTGGCGATCTCGAACAATGTGCGAGGGGAGCGATTGAAATGGTTGCAAATGGCGGTTACCAATGCCGAGAACGCGTTGGCCGCTCGTCTGGCGGATAAGCAGGGACTGTTCGGCCGATTCGCCAGTTTGCAGCAGGAGTTGGCTTGTGACGCCATTCCCGAAAGATTGGAGTGTTTCGATATCAGCCATACCCAAGGCGAACAGACCGTGGCGTCGTGCGTGGTATTCGACCGGGA
Above is a window of Methylomonas koyamae DNA encoding:
- the pnp gene encoding polyribonucleotide nucleotidyltransferase encodes the protein MNPIRKQFQYGDRLVTLETGEIARQANGAVIIDVEGTTLLVTVVGKKESSGGDFFPLTVDYQEKAFAAGKIPGGFFKREGRPSENETLISRLIDRPIRPLFPEGFTNEVQIIATVLSLNPEIDTEAPAILGASAALAVSGLPFNGPLGAATIGYIDGQYVLNPTLPQLKESRLRLMVAGTQKAVLMVESEADLLPEDVMLGAVLFGHEQMQVAINAINEFAAAAATPVISWAPPADNEALKAAVAAEAEAQIKAAYQIPEKLARQDALSAIRSAVVEKLTAEGLYDEKEIRNVIETLEYNIVRGAILNDRKRIDGRDLTTVRPITIRTGVLPRTHGSALFTRGETQALVVATLGTERDAQIIDALAGEYKDTFLFHYNFPPFSVGETGRTGSPKRREIGHGRLAKRGVQSVLPNMGEFPYVLRVVSEITESNGSSSMASVCGSSLALMDAGVPIKAPVAGIAMGLIKEGDQFAVLSDILGDEDHLGDMDFKVAGSESGVTALQMDIKIDGITPEIMKVALDQAKQGRLHILGEMNKALSSSRTQMSDFAPRIISFKIDPAKIREVIGKGGVTIRAITEQTGASVDLTDDGTVNIASVDKAAGEEAKRMIEEITAEVEVGKTYEGKVVRLMDFGAFVTILPGKDGLVHISQISDERVEKVSDKLSEGDVVKVKVLEIDRQGRVRLSMKEVDSD
- a CDS encoding uracil-DNA glycosylase is translated as MLDSNCFNQDCRDCQRLAGFLDNVKLKYPDYHAQPVAPFGDPAARLLVVGLAPGMHGANASGRPFTGDYAGLLLYQALYDFGFSNQADSAALDDGLVLNNCRITNAVKCLPPQNKPTGDEIKRCNRYLAAEIETLPDNAVILALGNIAHQAVLRAYGLKSSAAKFGHHQCFQLPGGNVLVSSYHCSRYNVQTKRLSMAMLADVFATIRSLLAGRD
- the uvrC gene encoding excinuclease ABC subunit UvrC; translated protein: MTDSDAAGFDAKAFIKTLTQRPGIYKMLGDKGEIIYIGKAKNLKNRVSSYFRSNAASPKQQAMVAKVAGIEVTVTHTEGEALLLESQQIKRHKPRYNISLRDDKSYPYVFISSFHDFPQLTFHRGAKKRRGRYFGPYPSASAVKETLKLLQKIFPVRQCEDSYYNARSRPCLQYQIERCTAPCVGLVARERYAADVDNTILFLEGKGGLLIDRLVGKMEAAAAALEFEQAAAYRDQIARLRAVLEKQCVEGERGDVDIVACAAKTGMACVQVFYIRNGQHLGNRQFFPKMLEENRPEEILQAFIAQYYLDKTAPHELIVSHALPESALVGEVLAEQAKHAVAISNNVRGERLKWLQMAVTNAENALAARLADKQGLFGRFASLQQELACDAIPERLECFDISHTQGEQTVASCVVFDREGPVKSDYRRFNIEGIRPGDDYAAIYQAVYRRFKRLKQGEHRAPDILFIDGGKGQVAEAEKALAELEINDVMIVGVAKGPDRKAGMEKIILVGNSQPLDVTPGASALLLIQQIRDEAHRFAITGHRQRRGKVNKQSVLEDIAGLGPKRRQVLLKQFGGLQGVSSAGVDALASIDGISRQLAQRIYDTFHHQDGH